The Tripterygium wilfordii isolate XIE 37 chromosome 5, ASM1340144v1, whole genome shotgun sequence genome window below encodes:
- the LOC119998660 gene encoding ABC transporter D family member 1-like isoform X3, which produces MQKRGGIKSLQVLASILLSKMGKMGAKDLLALVSIVVLRTALSNRLAKVQGFLFRAAFLRRVPLFFRLISENILLCFLLSTMHSTSKYITGTLSLRFRKILTKLIHEDYFENMAYYKISHVDGRITNPEQRIASDVPKFCSELSELVQDELTAVTDGLLYTWRLCSYASPKYLLWILAYVFGAGAAIRNFSPPFGKLMSREQQLEGDYRQLHSRLRTHAESIAFYGGESIEEYHIQQKFKNLIRHMRIVLHDHWWFGMIQDFLVKYCGATVAVILIIEPFFAGHLRPDSSTLGRAEMLSNLRYHTSVIISLFQALGTISVSSRRLNRLSGYADRIHELMAISRELSSDGRSSPKKNGSTRYFTEANYIEFSDVKVVTPTGNVLVENLTLRVESGSNLLITGPNGSGKSSLFRVLGGLWPLVSGHIAKPGVGSDLNKEIFYVPQRPYTAFGTLRDQLIYPLTADQEVEPLTHSGMVELLKNVDLEYLLDRYPPEKEINWGDELSLGEQQRLGMARLFYHKPKFAILDECTSAVTTDMEERFCAKVRAMGTSCITISHRPALVAFHDVVLSLDGEGGWRVHYKRDDSPDLTQGSSNALKSSETNRQTDAMAVQHAFMNTGKGLEFSNSRAQSYVSEVVAASPHMDCGAPLSVIPQLKSTPMVLPLRVAAMSKILVPTVFDKQGAQLLAVAFLVVSRTWVSDRIASLNGTTVKYVLEQDKASFIRLIGISVLQSAASSFIAPSLRHLKARLALGWRIRLTQHLLKNYLRKNTFYKVFHMSRKNVDADQRITHDLDKLTTDLSGLVTGMVKPSVDIIWFTWRMKLLTGRRGVVILYAYMLLGLGFLRTVTPDLGELTGREQELEGTFRFMHERLRTHAESVAFFGGGAHEKAMVESRFRGLLQHSMLLLKKKWLFGILDDFVTKQLPHNVTWGLSLLYAVEHKGDRALSSTQGELAHALRFLASVVSQSFLAFGDILELHRKFLELSGSINRVFELEELLDAAQSGDSVTNGLFSSGKSNLYAEDAISFAEVDIITPAQKMLARQLTCDIVPGKSLLVTGPNGSGKSSVFRVLRGLWPVISGRLTKPSQRTEETGYDIFYVPQRPYTCLGTLRDQIIYPLSREEAELVALKLYGKGQQYADSTNLLDAHLKTVLVNVRLNYLLERGEDGWDANLNWEDMLSLGEQQRLGMARLFFHKPKFGILDECTNATSVDVEEQLYRLATDMGITVVTSSQRPALIPFHSMELRFIDGEGNWELRLIKQ; this is translated from the exons ATGCAAAAGAGAGGAGGAATAAAGTCTCTTCAAGTCTTAGCTTCAATTCTTCTATCTAAGATGGGCAAAATGGGTGCAAAGGACCTTTTGGCTTTAGTGTCCATAGTG GTGTTAAGAACTGCTTTGAGCAACAGATTAGCCAAGGTTCAAGGATTTCTATTTCGTGCTGCTTTTCTCCGACGTGTGCCATTATTTTTCAGGCTGATATCAGAaaacattttgttatgtttcCTTCTGTCAACTATGCATTCTACATCAAAATACATTACAGGGACCTTGAGTCTTCGTTTCAGAAAAATATTGACTAAACTTATCCATGAAGATTATTTTGAG AACATGGCGTACTATAAAATATCACATGTTGATGGTCGGATTACTAATCCCGAACAAAGAATTGCTAGTGATGTACCAAAGTTCTGTTCAGAGTTAAGTGAGCTTGTACAGGATGAGTTGACAGCAGTTACTGATGGTCTGCTTTATACTTGGAGGTTGTGTTCATATGCCAGtccaaaatatcttttatggattttg GCATATGTTTTTGGAGCGGGAGCAGCTATTAGAAATTTCTCTCCTCCTTTTGGGAAATTAATGTCCAGAGAGCAACAATTGGAAGGGGATTATCGGCAGCTTCATTCACGGTTAAGGACCCATGCAGAAAGTATAGCCTTTTATGGTGGAGAAAGTATAGAAGAATATCACATTCAGCAAAAGTTTAAGAATCTTATAAGGCACATGAGAATTGTTCTACACGACCATTGGTGGTTTGGAATGATTCAGGACTTCTTAGTAAAGTATTGTGGTGCTACTGTTGCTGTGATATTGATTATTGAACCCTTCTTTGCTGGCCATCTTCGACCTGACTCGTCAACTTTAGGGCGAGCAGAAATGTTAAGCAATCTACGGTATCACACCAGTGTCATAATATCACTATTCCAAGCTCTTGGAACTATTTCTGTAAGTTCAAGGAGGCTTAACCGTCTCAG TGGATATGCAGACCGCATACATGAATTAATGGCCATATCAAGAGAGCTTAGTTCTGATGGCAGatcttctccaaaaaaaaatggaagtacAAGATACTTTACTGAAGCTAATTACATTGAGTTTTCTGATGTCAAG GTTGTTACCCCAACAGGTAATGTGTTGGTGGAGAATCTGACTCTCAGGGTTGAATCGGGATCTAATCTATTGATTACAG GTCCGAACGGCAGTGGAAAGAGCTCACTTTTCCGAGTTCTAGGGGGACTTTGGCCACTAGTTTCTGGCCATATTGCGAAGCCTGGGGTTGGGTCTGATCTCAATAAGGAGATCTTCTATGTACCACAAAGGCCTTATACAGCTTTTGGAACACTTCGCGACCAGTTAATTTATCCTCTCACTGCAGATCAAGAGGTTGAACCACTCACACATAGTGGAATGGTGGAGCTGTTGAAAAAT GTTGACCTTGAGTATCTATTAGACCGTTATCCTCCTGAGAAAGAAATTAATTGGGGTGATGAACTATCTCTTGGAGAGCAACAAAGGTTGGGGATGGCCAGATTATTTTATCATAAGCCTAAATTTGCAATTCTTGATGAGTGCACGAGTGCTGTAACGACTGATATGGAAGAGCGCTTTTGTGCCAAAGTTCGAGCTATGGGTACTTCATGCATAACAATATCTCATCGTCCAGCTCTAGTTGCTTTTCATGATGTGGTTTTATCCTTGGATGGTGAAGGGGGCTGGCGTGTTCACTACAAGAG GGACGATTCTCCAGATTTAACACAAGGCAGCAGCAATGCATTGAAGTCTTCTGAGACGAACCGCCAAACTGATGCAATGGCTGTTCAACATGCATTTATGAATACTGGGAAG GGTCTGGAATTTTCAAATTCAAGAGCACAATCGTACGTTTCTGAGGTGGTGGCTGCATCTCCTCACATGGATTGTGGAGCACCATTGTCTGTCATTCCACAGCTCAAAAGCACTCCAATGGTATTGCCCTTGAGAGTAGCTGCTATGTCTAAAATACTG GTACCGACTGTATTTGACAAACAAGGGGCACAACTACTTGCAGTTGCTTTCCTTGTGGTATCAAGGACCTGGGTTTCAGACCGGATTGCCTCATTGAATG GTACTACTGTAAAGTATGTTTTGGAGCAGGACAAGGCATCCTTCATTAGGTTGATCGgtattagtgttcttcaaagtgcTGCGTCTTCTTTTATCGCTCCTTCGTTAAG GCACTTGAAAGCCAGACTGGCCCTTGGATGGAGAATTCGTTTGACTCAACATTTACTGAAGAACTATTTGAGAAAGAACACATTTTACAAG GTCTTCCACATGTCACGCAAAAATGTCGATGCAGATCAAAGAATAACTCATGATTTGGATAAGTTAACAACTGACTTATCTGGATTGGTTACTGGAATGGTAAAACCGTCTGTTGACATCATATG GTTCACTTGGAGAATGAAACTGTTAACTGGTCGGAGGGGAGTTGTTATACTGTATGCTTATATGCTGCTTGGTCTGGGTTTTCTAAGAACTGTAACTCCTGATTTGGGTGAATTGACCGGTCGGGAACAAGAACTTGAAGGAACTTTCAG GTTCATGCATGAAAGACTTCGCACTCATGCTGAATCTGTTGCTTTCTTTGGAGGTGGGGCTCATGAGAAAGCT ATGGTTGAGTCAAGATTCAGGGGACTTCTTCAACATTCAATgttacttctaaagaagaaatGGCTGTTTGGCATACTAGATGATTTTGTCACAAAGCAGCTCCCACATAATGTGACTTGGGGCTTGAGTTTGTTATATGCCGTGGAACACAAGGGAGACCGAGCCTTGAGCTCCACTCAAG GTGAGCTGGCACATGCATTGAGGTTCTTAGCATCTGTTGTATCTCAAAGCTTTTTGGCCTTTGGAGATATTCTTGAATTGCACAGAAAGTTCCTTGAGCTCTCTGGAAGCATCAACCGAGTTTTTGAGCTTGAAGAGCTTTTGGATGCTGCTCAATCTG GGGATTCAGTCACTAATGGTCTCTTCTCATCCGGAAAGAGCAATCTTTACGCAGAAGATGCTATCTCCTTTGCCGAGGTGGATATCATTACACCAGCGCAGAAGATGTTGGCCAGGCAGTTGACGTGTGACATAGTGCCTGGGAAAAGCTTACTTGTTACTG GTCCAAATGGGAGTGGGAAAAGTTCTGTTTTCCGTGTCCTGAGAGGTCTTTGGCCGGTCATTAGTGGAAGGCTTACCAAACCATCCCAACGTACTGAAGAGACTGGTTATGACATATTCTATGTCCCTCAGCGACCATACACGTGCTTAGGAACCTTGAGAGATCAAATTATTTATCCTCTCTCTCGCGAAGAAGCAGAACTAGTGGCATTAAAGTTATATGGAAAAG GGCAACAATATGCCGACTCTACAAACCTTCTGGATGCACATTTAAAAACTGTTCTGGTGAATGTTCGATTAAATTATCTTTTAGAGAGAGGGGAAGATGGTTGGGATGCTAATCTCAACTGGGAAGACATGCTCTCTCTGGGAGAGCAACAAAGATTAGGCATG GCACGACTATTCTTTCACAAGCCTAAATTTGGCATCCTTGATGAGTGCACCAA CGCCACCAGTGTTGATGTTGAGGAGCAACTTTATAGACTTGCTACTGATATGGGCATAACAGTTGTTACGTCCTCACAG CGTCCAGCTTTAATACCATTTCATTCCATGGAGTTGCGGTTTATTGATGGGGAGGGAAACTGGGAGCTTCGTTTAATTAAGCAGTGA
- the LOC119998660 gene encoding ABC transporter D family member 1-like isoform X1: MPSLQLLHLTEHGRSLMVSRRKTLLVAAGILVAGGTAAYVQSRFSSKKIDSIHHYNGLGDDKEKSEKAVSDDNNRKKTMQKRGGIKSLQVLASILLSKMGKMGAKDLLALVSIVVLRTALSNRLAKVQGFLFRAAFLRRVPLFFRLISENILLCFLLSTMHSTSKYITGTLSLRFRKILTKLIHEDYFENMAYYKISHVDGRITNPEQRIASDVPKFCSELSELVQDELTAVTDGLLYTWRLCSYASPKYLLWILAYVFGAGAAIRNFSPPFGKLMSREQQLEGDYRQLHSRLRTHAESIAFYGGESIEEYHIQQKFKNLIRHMRIVLHDHWWFGMIQDFLVKYCGATVAVILIIEPFFAGHLRPDSSTLGRAEMLSNLRYHTSVIISLFQALGTISVSSRRLNRLSGYADRIHELMAISRELSSDGRSSPKKNGSTRYFTEANYIEFSDVKVVTPTGNVLVENLTLRVESGSNLLITGPNGSGKSSLFRVLGGLWPLVSGHIAKPGVGSDLNKEIFYVPQRPYTAFGTLRDQLIYPLTADQEVEPLTHSGMVELLKNVDLEYLLDRYPPEKEINWGDELSLGEQQRLGMARLFYHKPKFAILDECTSAVTTDMEERFCAKVRAMGTSCITISHRPALVAFHDVVLSLDGEGGWRVHYKRDDSPDLTQGSSNALKSSETNRQTDAMAVQHAFMNTGKGLEFSNSRAQSYVSEVVAASPHMDCGAPLSVIPQLKSTPMVLPLRVAAMSKILVPTVFDKQGAQLLAVAFLVVSRTWVSDRIASLNGTTVKYVLEQDKASFIRLIGISVLQSAASSFIAPSLRHLKARLALGWRIRLTQHLLKNYLRKNTFYKVFHMSRKNVDADQRITHDLDKLTTDLSGLVTGMVKPSVDIIWFTWRMKLLTGRRGVVILYAYMLLGLGFLRTVTPDLGELTGREQELEGTFRFMHERLRTHAESVAFFGGGAHEKAMVESRFRGLLQHSMLLLKKKWLFGILDDFVTKQLPHNVTWGLSLLYAVEHKGDRALSSTQGELAHALRFLASVVSQSFLAFGDILELHRKFLELSGSINRVFELEELLDAAQSGDSVTNGLFSSGKSNLYAEDAISFAEVDIITPAQKMLARQLTCDIVPGKSLLVTGPNGSGKSSVFRVLRGLWPVISGRLTKPSQRTEETGYDIFYVPQRPYTCLGTLRDQIIYPLSREEAELVALKLYGKGQQYADSTNLLDAHLKTVLVNVRLNYLLERGEDGWDANLNWEDMLSLGEQQRLGMARLFFHKPKFGILDECTNATSVDVEEQLYRLATDMGITVVTSSQRPALIPFHSMELRFIDGEGNWELRLIKQ; this comes from the exons ATGCCTTCTCTTCAGCTCCTGCATTTAACCGAGCATGGGCGAAGTCTTATGGTTTCAAGAAG GAAAACTCTACTGGTTGCCGCTGGTATCTTAGTGGCTGGGGGAACTGCTGCATATGTGCAGTCACGATTTAGCAGTAAGAAGATTGATTCAATTCATCATTACAATGGGCTTGGAGATGATAAAGAAAAATCAGAGAAGGCAGTTTCGGATGATAATAATAGAAAGAAAACTATGCAAAAGAGAGGAGGAATAAAGTCTCTTCAAGTCTTAGCTTCAATTCTTCTATCTAAGATGGGCAAAATGGGTGCAAAGGACCTTTTGGCTTTAGTGTCCATAGTG GTGTTAAGAACTGCTTTGAGCAACAGATTAGCCAAGGTTCAAGGATTTCTATTTCGTGCTGCTTTTCTCCGACGTGTGCCATTATTTTTCAGGCTGATATCAGAaaacattttgttatgtttcCTTCTGTCAACTATGCATTCTACATCAAAATACATTACAGGGACCTTGAGTCTTCGTTTCAGAAAAATATTGACTAAACTTATCCATGAAGATTATTTTGAG AACATGGCGTACTATAAAATATCACATGTTGATGGTCGGATTACTAATCCCGAACAAAGAATTGCTAGTGATGTACCAAAGTTCTGTTCAGAGTTAAGTGAGCTTGTACAGGATGAGTTGACAGCAGTTACTGATGGTCTGCTTTATACTTGGAGGTTGTGTTCATATGCCAGtccaaaatatcttttatggattttg GCATATGTTTTTGGAGCGGGAGCAGCTATTAGAAATTTCTCTCCTCCTTTTGGGAAATTAATGTCCAGAGAGCAACAATTGGAAGGGGATTATCGGCAGCTTCATTCACGGTTAAGGACCCATGCAGAAAGTATAGCCTTTTATGGTGGAGAAAGTATAGAAGAATATCACATTCAGCAAAAGTTTAAGAATCTTATAAGGCACATGAGAATTGTTCTACACGACCATTGGTGGTTTGGAATGATTCAGGACTTCTTAGTAAAGTATTGTGGTGCTACTGTTGCTGTGATATTGATTATTGAACCCTTCTTTGCTGGCCATCTTCGACCTGACTCGTCAACTTTAGGGCGAGCAGAAATGTTAAGCAATCTACGGTATCACACCAGTGTCATAATATCACTATTCCAAGCTCTTGGAACTATTTCTGTAAGTTCAAGGAGGCTTAACCGTCTCAG TGGATATGCAGACCGCATACATGAATTAATGGCCATATCAAGAGAGCTTAGTTCTGATGGCAGatcttctccaaaaaaaaatggaagtacAAGATACTTTACTGAAGCTAATTACATTGAGTTTTCTGATGTCAAG GTTGTTACCCCAACAGGTAATGTGTTGGTGGAGAATCTGACTCTCAGGGTTGAATCGGGATCTAATCTATTGATTACAG GTCCGAACGGCAGTGGAAAGAGCTCACTTTTCCGAGTTCTAGGGGGACTTTGGCCACTAGTTTCTGGCCATATTGCGAAGCCTGGGGTTGGGTCTGATCTCAATAAGGAGATCTTCTATGTACCACAAAGGCCTTATACAGCTTTTGGAACACTTCGCGACCAGTTAATTTATCCTCTCACTGCAGATCAAGAGGTTGAACCACTCACACATAGTGGAATGGTGGAGCTGTTGAAAAAT GTTGACCTTGAGTATCTATTAGACCGTTATCCTCCTGAGAAAGAAATTAATTGGGGTGATGAACTATCTCTTGGAGAGCAACAAAGGTTGGGGATGGCCAGATTATTTTATCATAAGCCTAAATTTGCAATTCTTGATGAGTGCACGAGTGCTGTAACGACTGATATGGAAGAGCGCTTTTGTGCCAAAGTTCGAGCTATGGGTACTTCATGCATAACAATATCTCATCGTCCAGCTCTAGTTGCTTTTCATGATGTGGTTTTATCCTTGGATGGTGAAGGGGGCTGGCGTGTTCACTACAAGAG GGACGATTCTCCAGATTTAACACAAGGCAGCAGCAATGCATTGAAGTCTTCTGAGACGAACCGCCAAACTGATGCAATGGCTGTTCAACATGCATTTATGAATACTGGGAAG GGTCTGGAATTTTCAAATTCAAGAGCACAATCGTACGTTTCTGAGGTGGTGGCTGCATCTCCTCACATGGATTGTGGAGCACCATTGTCTGTCATTCCACAGCTCAAAAGCACTCCAATGGTATTGCCCTTGAGAGTAGCTGCTATGTCTAAAATACTG GTACCGACTGTATTTGACAAACAAGGGGCACAACTACTTGCAGTTGCTTTCCTTGTGGTATCAAGGACCTGGGTTTCAGACCGGATTGCCTCATTGAATG GTACTACTGTAAAGTATGTTTTGGAGCAGGACAAGGCATCCTTCATTAGGTTGATCGgtattagtgttcttcaaagtgcTGCGTCTTCTTTTATCGCTCCTTCGTTAAG GCACTTGAAAGCCAGACTGGCCCTTGGATGGAGAATTCGTTTGACTCAACATTTACTGAAGAACTATTTGAGAAAGAACACATTTTACAAG GTCTTCCACATGTCACGCAAAAATGTCGATGCAGATCAAAGAATAACTCATGATTTGGATAAGTTAACAACTGACTTATCTGGATTGGTTACTGGAATGGTAAAACCGTCTGTTGACATCATATG GTTCACTTGGAGAATGAAACTGTTAACTGGTCGGAGGGGAGTTGTTATACTGTATGCTTATATGCTGCTTGGTCTGGGTTTTCTAAGAACTGTAACTCCTGATTTGGGTGAATTGACCGGTCGGGAACAAGAACTTGAAGGAACTTTCAG GTTCATGCATGAAAGACTTCGCACTCATGCTGAATCTGTTGCTTTCTTTGGAGGTGGGGCTCATGAGAAAGCT ATGGTTGAGTCAAGATTCAGGGGACTTCTTCAACATTCAATgttacttctaaagaagaaatGGCTGTTTGGCATACTAGATGATTTTGTCACAAAGCAGCTCCCACATAATGTGACTTGGGGCTTGAGTTTGTTATATGCCGTGGAACACAAGGGAGACCGAGCCTTGAGCTCCACTCAAG GTGAGCTGGCACATGCATTGAGGTTCTTAGCATCTGTTGTATCTCAAAGCTTTTTGGCCTTTGGAGATATTCTTGAATTGCACAGAAAGTTCCTTGAGCTCTCTGGAAGCATCAACCGAGTTTTTGAGCTTGAAGAGCTTTTGGATGCTGCTCAATCTG GGGATTCAGTCACTAATGGTCTCTTCTCATCCGGAAAGAGCAATCTTTACGCAGAAGATGCTATCTCCTTTGCCGAGGTGGATATCATTACACCAGCGCAGAAGATGTTGGCCAGGCAGTTGACGTGTGACATAGTGCCTGGGAAAAGCTTACTTGTTACTG GTCCAAATGGGAGTGGGAAAAGTTCTGTTTTCCGTGTCCTGAGAGGTCTTTGGCCGGTCATTAGTGGAAGGCTTACCAAACCATCCCAACGTACTGAAGAGACTGGTTATGACATATTCTATGTCCCTCAGCGACCATACACGTGCTTAGGAACCTTGAGAGATCAAATTATTTATCCTCTCTCTCGCGAAGAAGCAGAACTAGTGGCATTAAAGTTATATGGAAAAG GGCAACAATATGCCGACTCTACAAACCTTCTGGATGCACATTTAAAAACTGTTCTGGTGAATGTTCGATTAAATTATCTTTTAGAGAGAGGGGAAGATGGTTGGGATGCTAATCTCAACTGGGAAGACATGCTCTCTCTGGGAGAGCAACAAAGATTAGGCATG GCACGACTATTCTTTCACAAGCCTAAATTTGGCATCCTTGATGAGTGCACCAA CGCCACCAGTGTTGATGTTGAGGAGCAACTTTATAGACTTGCTACTGATATGGGCATAACAGTTGTTACGTCCTCACAG CGTCCAGCTTTAATACCATTTCATTCCATGGAGTTGCGGTTTATTGATGGGGAGGGAAACTGGGAGCTTCGTTTAATTAAGCAGTGA